Proteins from a single region of Pseudomonas sp. 10S4:
- a CDS encoding LysR substrate-binding domain-containing protein, translating into MRLRHIEVIQALLQTGHLGTAAEWLQLPVTEVEGILRDAEGQLGFMLFSSVRGRLQATREARELQVEIAHVYEALEPVQRLANSLKQYLAPPLRIIGTPPLTQQLLPHSIAALRRRFPDAPCTLLNQPTREIVRSLLLRESDLGLSLHDPDHADIDCQVIAQGKLQLLAPHGWLQPKQKYVSVQDLAGQAMVGLDGHDPLSPALEIKLQALRPALMIQTRVQTHQMMRSMVEAGEGLAIVDPFTALGAKSSGLDVCPLAPAVPISLYALTLKNAEPSPAVQALLAIITEQAVAMLAN; encoded by the coding sequence ATGCGTTTACGTCATATCGAAGTGATCCAGGCGCTCTTGCAGACCGGTCACCTGGGCACCGCCGCCGAATGGCTGCAGTTGCCCGTGACCGAGGTCGAAGGGATTTTGCGTGACGCCGAGGGTCAGTTGGGCTTCATGCTGTTCTCCAGCGTGCGCGGTCGCTTGCAGGCCACGCGCGAGGCGCGGGAGTTGCAGGTCGAGATCGCTCATGTCTATGAAGCTCTCGAACCGGTGCAACGCCTGGCCAACAGCCTCAAGCAATATTTGGCGCCACCGCTGCGCATCATCGGCACCCCGCCGCTGACTCAACAGTTATTGCCTCACAGCATCGCGGCCCTGCGCCGACGCTTTCCCGATGCACCCTGCACCCTCCTCAACCAACCCACCCGCGAGATTGTCCGCAGCCTGCTGTTGCGCGAAAGCGATTTGGGCCTGAGCCTGCATGACCCCGATCACGCCGACATCGATTGCCAAGTGATTGCCCAGGGCAAACTTCAGCTGCTGGCGCCTCATGGCTGGCTGCAACCCAAGCAGAAGTATGTGTCGGTGCAAGACCTGGCTGGCCAGGCGATGGTGGGTCTCGACGGCCATGATCCGTTGAGCCCGGCGCTGGAAATCAAGCTGCAAGCACTACGCCCGGCGCTGATGATCCAAACGCGAGTCCAGACCCATCAGATGATGCGCAGCATGGTCGAAGCCGGCGAAGGCCTGGCCATCGTCGACCCCTTCACCGCCCTCGGGGCCAAATCGTCCGGGCTGGATGTTTGCCCGCTGGCGCCGGCCGTGCCGATCAGCCTCTACGCCCTGACCTTGAAAAACGCCGAGCCCTCGCCCGCCGTTCAGGCCTTGCTGGCGATCATCACGGAACAAGCCGTGGCGATGCTGGCGAACTGA
- a CDS encoding GNAT family N-acetyltransferase, producing MQPVMNPKYPGLSVRVADDGFAAYIWGSDFSFEVAAYGAAEIGKPVAQWPVTPITPYRKCYGIDPEEFSSFRDAADSAIFMAYLDDEPVGHLVVSTNWNGFAHIDELAVHAPARRHGVAKSLLDVAQFWSRKKKLPGIMLETQNNNLGACRLYERCGFVIGGIDHLRYRGIDPNTAEVALFWYRLFDNPLENPISSPASPRLVP from the coding sequence ATGCAACCGGTCATGAATCCGAAATACCCAGGGCTGTCGGTGCGCGTTGCCGACGATGGTTTTGCGGCCTACATCTGGGGCAGCGACTTCAGTTTTGAAGTCGCCGCCTACGGTGCCGCCGAAATCGGTAAACCGGTGGCGCAGTGGCCGGTAACGCCGATCACCCCTTATCGAAAGTGCTACGGAATTGATCCCGAGGAGTTCAGCAGTTTCCGCGATGCCGCCGACAGTGCGATTTTCATGGCTTATCTGGATGACGAGCCGGTCGGCCACCTGGTGGTCAGCACCAACTGGAACGGCTTTGCCCACATCGACGAACTGGCGGTGCATGCGCCAGCCCGTCGTCACGGCGTGGCCAAGTCGCTGCTGGATGTGGCGCAGTTCTGGAGTCGCAAGAAGAAACTGCCGGGCATCATGCTCGAAACCCAAAACAACAACCTGGGCGCCTGCCGGCTCTATGAGCGCTGTGGTTTTGTGATTGGCGGGATCGATCATCTGCGCTATCGCGGCATCGACCCGAACACCGCCGAAGTGGCGTTGTTCTGGTATCGGCTGTTCGATAATCCGCTGGAAAATCCGATCAGTTCGCCAGCATCGCCACGGCTTGTTCCGTGA
- a CDS encoding Orn/Lys/Arg decarboxylase N-terminal domain-containing protein: MYKDLKFPVLIVHRDIKADTVAGDRVRGIARELEQEGFSILSAVDYTEGRLVASTHHGLSCMLIAAEDASTNSHLLHNMAELIGLARVRAPDLPIFALGEQVTLENAPADAMAELNQLRGILYLFEDTVPFLARQVARAARKYLDGLLPPFFKALVQHTADSNYSWHTPGHGGGVAYHKSPVGQAFHQFFGENTLRSDLSVSVPELGSLLDHTGPLAEAEARAARNFGADHTFFVINGTSTANKIVWHSMVARDDLVLVDRNCHKSVLHSIIMTGAIPLYLCPERNELGIIGPIPLSEFSRESIQAKIDASPLTKGRAPKVKLAVVTNSTYDGLCYNAELIKQSLGNSVEVLHFDEAWYAYAAFHEFFAGRYGMGTSRSEDSPLVFTTHSTHKLLAAFSQASMIHVQDGGARQLDRDRFNEAFMMHISTSPQYSIIASLDVASAMMEGPAGRSLLQEMFDEALSFRRALANLRLHIAADDWWFSIWQPPSVEGITQVVTEDWLLQPDADWHGFGGVTDDYVLLDPIKVTLVMPGLTAGGALSERGIPAAVVSKFLWERGLVVEKTGLYSFLVLFSMGITKGKWSTLLTELLEFKRSYDANVSLGTCLPCVTQENPARYQGMGLRDLCDQLHACYRSNATAKHLKRMYTVLPEIAMKPADAYDQLVRGEVEAVSIDALNGRIAAVMLVPYPPGIPLIMPGERFTESTRSIIDYLAFARTFDSSFPGFVADVHGLQHEDEGNGRHYTVDCIKE, encoded by the coding sequence ATGTATAAAGATTTGAAATTCCCGGTCTTGATCGTCCATCGCGACATCAAGGCCGACACCGTTGCCGGTGACCGCGTGCGTGGCATCGCACGGGAGCTGGAACAGGAAGGCTTCAGCATTCTCAGTGCGGTGGATTACACCGAAGGGCGGCTGGTCGCCTCGACCCATCACGGCCTCTCGTGCATGTTGATCGCCGCCGAAGACGCCAGCACCAACTCCCATCTCTTGCACAACATGGCCGAGCTGATCGGTCTGGCGCGGGTGCGAGCGCCGGACCTGCCGATCTTCGCTCTCGGCGAGCAGGTCACCCTGGAAAACGCCCCGGCTGACGCCATGGCCGAGCTCAATCAGCTACGCGGCATTCTGTATCTGTTCGAAGACACCGTGCCGTTCCTCGCCCGTCAGGTGGCCCGGGCGGCGCGCAAGTACCTGGATGGTCTGCTGCCACCGTTCTTCAAGGCCTTGGTGCAGCACACCGCCGATTCCAACTATTCCTGGCACACTCCGGGCCATGGCGGTGGCGTGGCGTATCACAAGAGCCCGGTGGGGCAGGCGTTCCACCAGTTTTTCGGGGAAAACACCCTGCGTTCCGATTTGTCGGTGTCCGTGCCGGAGCTTGGTTCGCTGCTCGATCACACCGGCCCACTGGCTGAAGCCGAGGCCCGAGCTGCGCGCAATTTCGGCGCCGATCACACCTTTTTCGTGATCAATGGCACCTCGACGGCGAACAAGATCGTCTGGCACTCCATGGTTGCCCGGGATGATCTGGTGCTGGTGGATCGCAATTGCCACAAATCGGTCTTGCACTCGATCATCATGACCGGCGCCATCCCGTTGTACTTGTGCCCGGAGCGCAATGAACTTGGGATCATCGGCCCGATTCCGCTCAGCGAATTCAGCCGCGAATCAATCCAGGCCAAGATAGATGCCAGCCCGCTGACCAAGGGCCGTGCGCCCAAGGTCAAGTTGGCGGTGGTGACCAATTCGACCTACGACGGCTTGTGCTACAACGCCGAGTTGATCAAGCAGAGCCTGGGCAATAGCGTCGAGGTCTTGCACTTCGACGAGGCTTGGTATGCCTACGCGGCGTTTCACGAGTTCTTCGCCGGCCGTTACGGCATGGGCACGTCGCGCAGTGAGGACAGCCCGCTGGTGTTCACCACCCATTCCACGCACAAACTGCTGGCGGCGTTCAGTCAGGCGTCGATGATCCACGTGCAGGACGGCGGTGCACGGCAACTGGATCGCGACCGTTTCAACGAAGCGTTCATGATGCACATCTCCACCTCGCCGCAGTACAGCATCATCGCGTCGCTGGACGTGGCTTCGGCGATGATGGAAGGCCCGGCCGGGCGTTCGCTGCTGCAGGAAATGTTCGATGAAGCCCTGAGTTTTCGCCGCGCACTGGCCAATCTGCGTCTGCACATTGCGGCGGATGATTGGTGGTTTTCCATCTGGCAGCCGCCGTCGGTGGAAGGGATCACTCAGGTCGTTACCGAAGACTGGCTGTTGCAACCCGACGCTGACTGGCACGGCTTCGGCGGCGTGACGGATGACTACGTGCTGCTCGACCCGATCAAGGTCACGCTGGTCATGCCCGGCCTGACTGCCGGCGGCGCCTTGAGTGAACGCGGGATTCCGGCGGCAGTGGTCAGTAAATTCCTTTGGGAACGCGGATTGGTGGTCGAGAAGACGGGGTTGTATTCGTTTTTGGTGCTGTTCTCCATGGGCATCACCAAGGGCAAATGGAGCACGCTGCTGACCGAGTTGCTGGAGTTCAAGCGCAGTTACGACGCCAACGTCAGCCTTGGCACCTGCCTGCCCTGTGTCACTCAGGAAAATCCTGCGCGTTATCAGGGCATGGGCCTGCGCGACCTGTGCGATCAACTGCACGCCTGCTACCGCAGCAATGCCACGGCCAAACACCTGAAGCGCATGTATACCGTGCTGCCGGAAATCGCCATGAAGCCCGCCGACGCCTATGATCAATTGGTGCGAGGTGAGGTTGAGGCGGTGTCGATCGATGCCCTGAATGGGCGAATCGCTGCCGTGATGCTGGTGCCGTACCCGCCGGGGATTCCGTTGATCATGCCTGGCGAGCGCTTCACCGAATCGACTCGATCGATCATTGATTACCTTGCATTCGCCCGTACCTTCGACAGCAGCTTCCCCGGGTTTGTCGCCGATGTGCACGGATTGCAACACGAAGATGAGGGCAATGGGCGGCACTACACCGTCGATTGCATCAAGGAATGA
- the dnaQ gene encoding DNA polymerase III subunit epsilon translates to MAQRMVVLDTETTGMPVTDGHRIVEIGCVELIGRRLTGRHFHVYLQPDRESDEGAIGVHGITNEFLVGKPRFAEVADEFFEFIKGAQLIIHNAAFDVGFINNEFALMGQQDRADITQHCSILDTLMMARERHPGQRNSLDALCKRYGVDNSGRELHGALLDSEILADVYLTMTGGQTSLSLAGNASDGNGSGEGADNSATEIRRLPADRQPTRIIRASEDDLAQHLVRLEAVAKSAGAPSLWQQLVDAKTQA, encoded by the coding sequence ATGGCTCAAAGGATGGTTGTACTCGATACCGAAACCACCGGCATGCCGGTGACCGACGGCCATCGTATTGTCGAAATCGGTTGTGTCGAGTTGATCGGTCGGCGTCTCACGGGCCGGCATTTTCACGTTTACCTGCAACCGGACCGCGAGAGTGATGAAGGCGCCATCGGCGTCCACGGCATCACCAACGAATTCCTGGTGGGCAAGCCGCGTTTCGCTGAAGTGGCCGATGAGTTCTTCGAATTCATCAAGGGTGCGCAGCTGATCATCCATAACGCGGCGTTCGACGTTGGCTTCATCAACAACGAATTCGCGCTGATGGGTCAGCAAGATCGCGCTGACATCACGCAGCACTGCTCGATCCTCGACACCCTGATGATGGCCCGGGAACGTCACCCGGGGCAGCGCAACAGCCTCGACGCATTGTGCAAACGCTACGGCGTCGACAACTCCGGCCGCGAACTGCACGGCGCGTTGCTCGACTCCGAGATTCTCGCCGACGTTTACCTGACCATGACCGGCGGCCAGACCAGCCTGTCCCTGGCGGGTAATGCGTCTGACGGTAATGGTTCGGGTGAGGGCGCGGACAACTCCGCCACCGAGATTCGCCGCCTGCCTGCCGATCGCCAGCCAACCCGGATCATCCGCGCTAGCGAAGATGACCTGGCGCAGCACTTGGTTCGCCTCGAAGCGGTGGCCAAATCCGCCGGTGCGCCGTCGTTGTGGCAGCAGTTGGTGGATGCGAAGACTCAGGCCTGA
- a CDS encoding MerR family transcriptional regulator — MYIGKAAQLSGTTIKSIRHYEDIGLLPPPQREGKYRVYSLQSVELLSFIKCAQQLGFRLKEMQAILQDHRGQELPWDLANKAIADKKQELMTRIEGLQKVYAGLAEFEASLKDARDQCQFEHLAKTA, encoded by the coding sequence ATGTATATCGGCAAAGCCGCCCAGTTGTCGGGTACGACGATCAAAAGTATCCGTCACTATGAAGACATTGGCTTGTTGCCGCCGCCCCAGCGCGAAGGGAAATATCGTGTCTATAGCCTGCAGAGCGTTGAGTTGCTGAGTTTCATCAAATGCGCTCAGCAATTGGGCTTCAGGCTCAAGGAAATGCAGGCGATCCTGCAGGATCACCGGGGCCAGGAGTTACCCTGGGACCTGGCCAACAAGGCGATCGCCGACAAAAAACAGGAACTGATGACCCGGATCGAAGGGTTACAGAAGGTCTACGCAGGGCTGGCGGAGTTCGAAGCCAGTCTCAAGGATGCCCGGGACCAATGTCAGTTCGAACACCTTGCCAAAACCGCTTGA
- a CDS encoding NAD(P)H-dependent oxidoreductase has protein sequence MSKRVLVILGHPSTDSFCGALTETYVEAAKSAGHDVRLLRLDALSFDPVLHDGYKQIQQLEPDLLKAQADITWAEHLAFVYPIWWGGIPALMKGFVDRIFLPGFAFKYREGQAFPDKLLKGRTAHLLVTMDTPPWYYKWVYRMPGLHQMRKTTLEFCGIKPLKTLTFGPLLGSRPNQRDAWLKQTQAIASH, from the coding sequence ATGAGCAAGCGAGTACTGGTGATTCTGGGTCACCCTTCAACCGACAGTTTCTGTGGTGCCTTGACTGAGACCTATGTCGAGGCGGCAAAAAGTGCCGGGCATGATGTGCGTCTGTTACGACTGGATGCGCTGAGTTTCGATCCGGTGCTGCACGATGGCTATAAACAGATTCAGCAATTGGAGCCCGATCTGCTCAAGGCCCAGGCTGACATCACCTGGGCTGAGCACTTGGCATTTGTCTATCCGATCTGGTGGGGCGGCATTCCGGCCTTGATGAAAGGCTTCGTCGACCGGATATTCCTGCCCGGTTTTGCCTTCAAGTACCGCGAAGGCCAAGCCTTTCCCGACAAACTCCTGAAAGGACGAACGGCTCACCTGCTGGTCACGATGGATACGCCACCGTGGTACTACAAGTGGGTCTATCGCATGCCTGGCCTGCACCAGATGCGCAAGACCACGCTGGAGTTCTGTGGCATCAAGCCGTTGAAGACCCTGACGTTTGGACCGCTGCTCGGTTCCAGGCCCAACCAGCGGGATGCCTGGCTCAAGCAAACCCAGGCAATCGCCAGCCACTGA
- a CDS encoding DUF2388 domain-containing protein, with the protein MKTARFVLLSTCLLGSGAQATSFVISTDITMSLILSSSKGTSGSFKDDKIVLAAKDDAAAFVASDGDIRGVRIEAAFARIRRVITENSYTDQQLANAILML; encoded by the coding sequence ATGAAGACTGCACGGTTTGTTTTGTTGAGTACCTGCCTGCTGGGTTCTGGCGCCCAGGCCACCAGTTTTGTCATCAGCACCGATATCACCATGAGCCTGATTCTGAGCTCAAGCAAAGGCACCAGCGGCTCATTCAAGGACGATAAAATTGTACTGGCGGCGAAGGATGATGCGGCCGCGTTTGTAGCCAGTGACGGGGATATTCGCGGGGTGAGGATTGAAGCGGCGTTTGCGCGGATTCGTAGGGTAATTACAGAGAACTCCTACACAGATCAGCAATTGGCGAACGCCATCTTGATGCTGTGA